Proteins encoded together in one Streptomyces sp. B1I3 window:
- a CDS encoding cupin domain-containing protein, protein MITDPNGLLVINPGEGENTDLGGLGVDFKVSGDATRESLAIVEHPMEPGRLVPPHVHESEDELSYVLEGTFGVRVGDRVATAGVGTYVFKPRGVPHTFWNAGSEPGRLLEVIWPAGFERFFESLGKLAQTAGSPEEFEARRAELAAGYNLEFVPDWADELKEQYGLKLLGEP, encoded by the coding sequence ATGATCACCGATCCCAATGGTCTCCTCGTGATCAACCCCGGCGAGGGGGAGAACACCGACCTCGGCGGCCTGGGCGTCGACTTCAAGGTCTCGGGCGACGCCACCCGTGAGAGTCTCGCCATCGTGGAGCACCCGATGGAGCCCGGGCGTCTGGTGCCTCCCCATGTGCACGAGAGCGAGGACGAACTGTCGTACGTCCTGGAGGGAACCTTCGGGGTGAGAGTCGGCGACCGGGTCGCCACCGCCGGTGTGGGCACCTACGTGTTCAAGCCACGTGGAGTCCCGCACACGTTCTGGAATGCGGGCAGCGAGCCGGGGAGGTTGCTGGAGGTCATCTGGCCTGCCGGCTTCGAGCGGTTTTTCGAGTCGCTGGGGAAGTTGGCGCAGACGGCGGGCAGTCCGGAGGAATTCGAAGCGCGCCGCGCCGAGTTGGCAGCTGGTTACAACCTCGAGTTCGTCCCCGACTGGGCTGACGAGCTCAAAGAACAATACGGACTCAAGCTTCTCGGCGAGCCGTGA